In Acidobacteriota bacterium, a genomic segment contains:
- a CDS encoding FAD:protein FMN transferase: protein MPYRSSPRSNPHPAFLLLLMVITTAIVSPALAGPAAGPPVEPVRMAAEAFGQAMEIEVRGLPQDQARTAIEAAMEEILEIEALSRVNGDAEQGIARLNGAARGQAVSLDRRILALLSRARDFCIWSRGAHGPLGGRLYRLWGLHDDSGVAARGLPRGSALSEAVASAQCNRLALDPTAGTATLAAGSSVDLWGFAQGYAVDRALAVLSDHGCDNAWVEVGWVRRGIGDGPGGYGWRLTLPVVEGYTQPLDEVWIRDRAIALTRADEEPLIIGGDLYPPFIDQNSGQPAEGVQAVIASSELAVDAQGLATAMMILGNRRGQALLGGLRPLPSVLWMLGDGTGSPLLAAYQWSKLKTR, encoded by the coding sequence ATGCCCTATCGCTCTTCCCCCCGATCGAACCCGCATCCGGCCTTTCTTCTCTTGCTGATGGTGATCACCACCGCCATCGTGTCACCGGCCCTCGCCGGTCCCGCAGCTGGCCCACCGGTGGAGCCGGTGCGCATGGCGGCGGAGGCTTTTGGTCAGGCGATGGAAATCGAAGTCCGAGGATTGCCCCAAGACCAAGCCCGCACCGCCATCGAAGCAGCGATGGAGGAGATTCTGGAGATCGAGGCCCTGTCGCGGGTGAACGGCGACGCGGAGCAGGGCATCGCCCGGCTCAACGGTGCGGCCCGCGGCCAGGCGGTGTCCCTGGACCGCCGCATCTTGGCCCTGCTCTCCCGCGCCCGGGACTTCTGCATCTGGTCCCGCGGCGCCCACGGTCCGTTGGGCGGCCGGCTGTACAGATTGTGGGGCCTCCACGACGACTCCGGGGTCGCCGCCCGGGGACTGCCCCGCGGCTCGGCGTTGTCGGAGGCGGTGGCCAGCGCCCAATGCAATCGCCTGGCCCTCGACCCCACCGCCGGCACGGCGACCCTGGCGGCGGGGAGCAGTGTCGATCTATGGGGCTTCGCCCAAGGGTATGCGGTGGATCGGGCGCTGGCGGTGCTCAGCGACCACGGCTGCGACAATGCCTGGGTGGAGGTGGGATGGGTGCGCCGCGGAATCGGCGACGGCCCCGGCGGCTATGGCTGGCGGCTGACCCTGCCGGTGGTGGAAGGCTACACCCAGCCGCTGGACGAGGTGTGGATCCGCGACCGCGCCATCGCCCTCACCCGCGCCGACGAGGAGCCGCTGATCATCGGCGGCGATCTCTACCCGCCGTTCATCGACCAGAACTCCGGCCAACCCGCCGAGGGTGTGCAGGCGGTGATCGCCTCCAGCGAGCTGGCGGTGGACGCCCAAGGCCTCGCCACCGCCATGATGATCCTCGGCAACCGCCGCGGCCAAGCGCTCTTAGGCGGTCTGCGCCCCCTCCCCTCGGTCCTCTGGATGCTCGGCGACGGCACCGGCTCCCCCCTGCTGGCGGCCTACCAATGGTCGAAGCTCAAGACCCGCTGA
- a CDS encoding sigma-70 family RNA polymerase sigma factor translates to MARIVDGEAEAMDELVSRYKDRVYQLSVWQVGVEHAEDLAQEVFVEIFRSIARFRGESRFSTWLVSVVRNVGRGYRRRLGRERARMAPVTMEVLEELPAKGQDPASGLSRGELRRRLKQAMARLSDEHRDTMILREWEGLSYQEIADTLSIPVGTVRSRLNAARSHLARWIGRRHG, encoded by the coding sequence GACGGCGAGGCCGAGGCGATGGACGAGTTGGTCTCACGCTACAAAGACCGCGTCTATCAGCTATCGGTCTGGCAGGTGGGGGTCGAGCATGCCGAGGATCTGGCTCAGGAGGTCTTCGTCGAGATCTTTCGTTCCATCGCGAGATTCCGAGGGGAGTCGCGGTTCAGCACTTGGCTGGTGTCGGTGGTGCGCAACGTCGGAAGGGGCTACCGCAGAAGGCTGGGCAGGGAACGAGCCCGCATGGCTCCGGTGACCATGGAAGTTTTGGAGGAGCTACCGGCGAAAGGCCAGGATCCCGCCTCAGGGCTCTCTCGCGGCGAGCTACGGCGGCGCCTGAAGCAGGCCATGGCCCGGCTCTCCGACGAGCATCGGGACACCATGATTCTCCGGGAGTGGGAAGGGCTTTCGTATCAGGAGATCGCCGATACTCTGAGCATTCCGGTGGGTACGGTCCGTTCTCGCTTGAATGCGGCGCGGAGCCATCTGGCGCGTTGGATCGGTAGGAGGCATGGATGA
- a CDS encoding zf-HC2 domain-containing protein, whose protein sequence is MMRCHEIQALLSEWLDGELESSRTQDVAAHLDGCAECRRRLEELAVPGRALREMVPQAAPPGFEARLAARLQREGLRGPERRLRGLGASRWRIAALLLLAGVLLVVLVLSFLTPSSLREAQSRLADQAVAPPTSPSLTGVDKPGTVGLAGRCSSPMAGADCWSQSPCSSALECPSPQPMVSSQEPGVSSFESLQLPADTPGRMAGFEVGLAEPELLGSWRAGELELSGS, encoded by the coding sequence ATGATGCGTTGTCACGAGATTCAGGCTTTGCTCAGCGAGTGGCTCGACGGGGAGCTCGAAAGTTCCCGGACGCAGGATGTAGCCGCTCACCTCGACGGCTGTGCCGAGTGCCGAAGAAGGCTCGAAGAGCTGGCGGTACCTGGCCGGGCGTTGCGGGAGATGGTTCCTCAGGCGGCTCCCCCGGGATTCGAAGCTCGGCTCGCGGCTCGGTTGCAGAGAGAGGGGCTCCGGGGCCCGGAGCGACGTCTCCGCGGGCTCGGAGCTTCACGGTGGCGGATCGCTGCGCTCTTGCTCTTGGCGGGAGTTCTGCTGGTGGTGCTGGTGCTGAGCTTTCTCACGCCGTCGTCACTCCGAGAAGCGCAATCACGGCTCGCCGATCAGGCCGTTGCGCCGCCGACGTCGCCTTCGCTGACAGGTGTCGACAAGCCCGGTACCGTCGGGCTCGCCGGCCGCTGCTCCTCGCCAATGGCCGGCGCCGATTGCTGGTCGCAGAGTCCTTGTTCCAGCGCCCTGGAATGCCCCTCGCCTCAGCCGATGGTCAGCTCCCAAGAGCCGGGAGTGTCTTCCTTCGAGAGCCTCCAGCTACCGGCCGACACTCCCGGCCGGATGGCCGGTTTCGAGGTGGGCCTCGCCGAGCCGGAGCTGCTAGGTAGTTGGAGAGCCGGAGAGCTGGAGCTCAGCGGGTCTTGA